The nucleotide window TTTGGTGTCCGGCAAAAAATCGAATTACTATATCAACGGCAAGCTGGTGTCGCTGGCCTCTGAGGGGCTGGCGCTTATAGCGGAGTTTTACTTAGCCGAGATAGAGGGCGAAGACATTGAAGCCGTTGGCGGTATGACTATCGGAGCCGATCCGATTGTCGGGGCGATATTGACATTAGCAGACAGTAAAGGCATCAAGCTTGATGGCTTCTTAGTTCGCAAAGAGCCGAAAGGGCATGGCACAAGAAGCCAGGTCGAGGGACCTGTTAAGGATGGCGCTAAAGTCGCTATTATCGAAGATGTAACCACAACCGGCGGTTCATCTTTGAAAGCTATCGAGGCTTTAAAGCCGCTCAATTGCGAAATAGCCAAGGTGATTACTTTGGTAGATCGTCAGCAAGGCGCGGTTGAGAATTTCAAGAAATGGGGCTATAAGTTCAGCTCGATATTTACGAAAGAGGAACTGGGATTGTAGCAATTTCCAGCCGGGGGCAAACTTTATCAACAACTTGGTGCGGTTAGTTAATTATCCCTGCATATTAGCCCAGATTTTACAGTTGAATTATTATAGATTAAATTCAATTATAGGGTGAACGGCATCCGCCTAAGGCGAACCCCTTATTCCCCTCTTGAGAGGGATCAGGGTGGTTGGTATACGTCCTCGTGCACCAACATTTTATTATTCCCCTCTTGAGAGGGGATTTAGGGGTGTGTTGACAGTTGTATTAATAAAACCGTTATTTTCAAGTGCTGTCAGGTCACCATATCTGTCTGATAGCACAGCATCACTAAATAAAGATGTCGGAAGTAACTTCCGACAGCACAGAAAACAAGCTGTATGGCTGACCTGCA belongs to Candidatus Zixiibacteriota bacterium and includes:
- the pyrE gene encoding orotate phosphoribosyltransferase; protein product: MYKKEKLKSLVLEKAVKRGDFTLVSGKKSNYYINGKLVSLASEGLALIAEFYLAEIEGEDIEAVGGMTIGADPIVGAILTLADSKGIKLDGFLVRKEPKGHGTRSQVEGPVKDGAKVAIIEDVTTTGGSSLKAIEALKPLNCEIAKVITLVDRQQGAVENFKKWGYKFSSIFTKEELGL